Genomic segment of Ranitomeya imitator isolate aRanImi1 chromosome 6, aRanImi1.pri, whole genome shotgun sequence:
ACTGGACAGAAGCAGACAAGTATAGCCAACGCTAGTCTAATGTGTATAGCTACCATGTGCCACTGCCACTTAAGCTCCCAAAATGTACAGTTCTCTTGCAATAGGACACAAGTAAAGTTGTGAATTTCACTTTAGACCACCAATGGAAAAAGTTACCGAAAGCTTTGTGGTTACAACACTGTCACTTAGAGGATAAAATTCCATCCATATCATCCATAAACAAGGAATGCAGATTCCCCATACCTATGGAGCAGTCTTCCCGTAACCAAGGAAAGGAAAACTACCAGCCAGCGGACACCAGTGTTCATACTCCCCAACACAGAAGACAAGCAGCTGTAGCCAACGGAACTGTCCAATACTGAAATCCCCATTCATGGCTTCCATGGGTCAGAGGTTTGCCACAGCCATTAGTCCTTTTATTTTTACGTGATGCATCAATGTGCATCTTCCCCTCTGCCAAATATCCGTGAAGGAGGTTTCTGTTATCCTCAGCTGCTGTAAAGAGAAACACTGTTTTACTCACCGTGACCAGGTCCAGTGCTGAGATTATTGCGCTGCTCCACTGGCCTGTCATTGTCCGCAGCGATAACGTTGaaaagctgcagccaatcactgaactcattgacgtgacatcagcgctgcagacaataacagacacgagAAGTAGAGGTGGAGACTCAGTGCTGGAGCCGGGGAAGGCGAGAAAAGCACAGTTTGTATTTAGGACATACTGCAGCCAGGAAACAGGGGTTTTCCTAAACCAGCTTAGAACAGAGACCTCAGAAATGTAAAAACCTAGAATGATTAACCACAGAGACTAATAGTCTTATCTGCATAGCTATAGCAGTAATGATTAGACGGAGTTATGAAGACCTTTCTGCCTTCTTTAAAGCCATATTGGCAGAATTTCCTCAGGCAGGAGTGTGGCTGAAAGGCAGTGGTGTAGCACCGGCCTTCCCAGATGGACCTAAACGACCTTTTGGGCCTCCTAAACTTCAGGTCCCACGGCAGATCCTGCACCCATCATAGTTACATCACTGGtgacaggtcctgtagcagctgtaCTGGCTGACGTCCACTGACACCAAACTAGAGAATAGGAAAAGGGTTTCTATAACCAATTAAAAGAACAGAAAAGCTAATAAGGACACTTGTACATAAATGTGGAGCAGCGCTATCCGCTCACAGGCAGACCAGCGGGCAGCACCatccgctcacagccagaccagcggGCAGCACCATCCGCTCACAGCCGGACCAGCGGGCAGCACCATCCGCTCACAGCCGGACCAGCGGGCAGCACCATCCGCTCACAGCCGGACCAGCGGGCAGCACCATCCGCTCACAGCCGGACCAGCGGGCAGCACCATCCGCTCACAGCCGGACCAGCGGGCAGCACCATCCGCTCACAGCCGGACCAGCGGGCAGCACCATCCGCTCACAGCCGGACCAGCGGGCAGCACCATCCGCTCACAGCCGGACCAGCGGGCAGCACCATCCGCTCACAGCCGGACCAGCGGGCAGCACCATCCGCTCACAGCCGGACCAGCGGGCAGCACCATCCGCTCACAGCCGGACCAGCGGGCAGCACCATCCGCTCACAGCCGGACCAGCGGGCAGCACCATCCGCTCACAGCCGGACCAGCGGGCAGCACCATCCGCTCACAGCCGGACCAGCGGGCAGCACCATCCGCTCACAGCCGGACCAGCGGGCAGCACCATCCGCTCACAGCCGGACCAGCGGGCAGCACCATCCGCTCACAGCCGGACCAGCGGGCAGCACCATCCGCTCACAGCCGGACCAGCGGGCAGCACCATCCGCTCACAGCCGGACCAGCGGGCAGCACCATCCGCTCACAGCCGGACCAGCGGGCAGCACCATCCGCTCACAGCCGGACCAGCGGGCAGCACCATCCGCTCACAGCCGGACCAGCGGGCAGCACCATCCGCTCACAGCCGGACCAGCGGGCAGCACCATCCGCTCACAGCCGGACCAGCGGGCAGCACCATCCGCTCACAGCCGGACCAGCGGGCAGCACCATCCGCTCACAGCCGGACCAGCGGGCAGCACCATCCGCTCACAGCCGGACCAGCGGGCAGCACCATCCGCTCACAGCCGGACCAGCGGGCAGCACCATCCGCTCACAGCCGGACCAGCGGGCAGCACCATCCGCTCACAGCCGGACCAGCGGGCAGCACCATCCGCTCACAGCCGGACCAGCGGGCAGCACCATCCGCTCACAGCCGGACCAGCGGGCAGCACCATCCGCTCACAGCCGGACCAGCGGGCAGCACCATCCGCTCACAGCCGGACCAGCGGGCAGCACCATCCGCTCACAGCCGGACCAGCGGGCAGCACCATCCGCTCACAGCCGGACCAGCGGGCAGCACCATCCGCTCACAGCCGGACCAGCGGGCAGCACCATCCGCTCACAGCCGGACCAGCGGGCAGCACCATCCGCTCACAGCCGGACCAGCGGGCAGCACCATCCGCTCACAGCCGGACCAGCAGGCAGCACCATCCGCTCACAGCCGGACCAGCGGGCAGCACCATCCGCTCACAGCCGGACCAGCGGGCAGCACTATCCGCTCACAGCCGGACCAGCGGGCAGCACCATCCGCTCACAGCCGGACCAGCGGGCAGCACCATCCGCTCACAGCCGGACCAGCGGGCAGCACCATCCGCTCACAGCCGGACCAGCGGGCAGCACTATCCGCTCACAGCCGGACCAGCGGGCAGCACTATCCGCTCACAGCCGGACCAGCGGGCAGCACTATCCGCTCACAGCCGGACCAGCGGGCAGCACTATCCGCTCACAGCCGGACCAGCGGGCAGCACTATCCGCACACAGCCGGACCAGCGGGCACCACTATCCGCTCACAGCCGGACCAGCGGGCACCACTATCCGCTCACAGCCGGACCAGCGGGCAGCACTATCCGCTCACAGCCGGACCAGCGGGCAGCACTATCCGCTCACAGCCGGACCAGCGGGCAGCACTATCCGCTCACAGCCGGACCAGCGGGCAGCACTATCCGCTCACAGCCGGACCAGCGGGCACCACTATCCGCTCACAGCCGGACCAGCGGGCACCACTATCCGCTCACAGCCGGACCAGAGGGCAGCACCATCCGCTCACAGCCGGACCAGCGGGCAGCACCATCCGCCCACAGCCGGACCAGCGGGCAGCACCATCCGCCCACAGCCGGACCAGCGGGCAGCACCATCCGCCCACAGCCGGACCAGCGGGCAGCACCATCCGCACACAGCCGGACCAGCGGGCAGCACTATCCGCTCACAGCCGGACCAGCGGGCagcaccatctgctcactcttgggGTCTGCCCTGTATGAGGTGACAGCTGTGTGTGGGGACTGAAGTTTGGCTCAGCAGACACGTGATCCTTTATGTCGTCATCGCTCTCACATGATGTCACTACTCACCTCCAAAGAGGTGCGGGGACAGGTGAGACGGCAGCGATCCGATCAGCAGCCTGGAGCCGCCGCCTCCTGCCCCGGGCGCCCGCTCTCTGCCTCCCTCCTCGGGTGTGCTGCTGCCGGAGTCTCTCGCTGCCCCCGGTATACCGAGCTGGGCCTGGCTGCGAATTCCTCCCACAGATCGGCTCCGAGAACCCAATGTTGGCGGCGTGTGCTCCGAGCCTCCGGCTCCGCCGCCCGCTGCAGCCGAGTGTCCTGCGTGTGTGTACGGGTACCTGGCCaggggggaggaggtggaggcggcCACCCCTGCTGGGCCCCTGATCGGTCCCCGGCCGGTGCTAGAAGGGATATCCGACCCCGAGTACGCCCGTGTCCGACCGTCCGAGGCCGGGCTGCTGCTCTGCCGGCCGCCCATCCCCGGCACACACCCGGCCGGGTCACCGTGAATATGACGTGTACTGCGGACAGGATCCCGTGCTCCGGTCAGTGGCGTCCGCTACATCGTAGTGCCATGTCCGTGTCTGCGAGCGGCTCCTGCGTGTCCTGGGTCCGGTGTTACCTCCAGCAGCAGCTGACAGGACGTGTGCCCGGCGCCATGGTGCACTCTCTCCAGCCGTACAGCCCGGGGCTCCGGTCACACGGTGCACTCAGCGCACGGCAGCGGGGCACAACTCAGAAACTTTCCAGCAGCCCAGCGTGACAGGAAGGCAGACATGGTGGCGTCACGCCCACTGCAGCCCGCGGTGTACCAGGACGTGTGCACGGGGATGTAGCGTGTCCCCTGGTCGCCGCTCTCCGCCCCTGTCCTGGGAAGCGCCGCCGCCTCCTCCTCCGTCTCCGCGGTATCACTAGTCAGTGGCGGCTCTGCCTGTGTCTCCGCCTCCTGTCAGTGGCGGCTCCTCCCCTCAGGCTCCGCCCCGTTTTCGCGCCCTCACGCGTCACCTTTCTGTGTTTACGTCTCCTCTGTGTCATTGTGTCTCCTTCACACCGGTGCTtcccgcagctcacacacacgtgtGACCgtgtacatgcccatatagacagcttagaagggttgatcctactgacagattccctttaacccattTCCGACGTGGAGCATAATAATACACCCATGCCGgactccctctctttgatgtgggctctggccctgagcctacatctttcgcggcacatgtcagctgtttgaaacagctgacatgtctctaaCAGTCGCAAGTGGAatcgcatttaactcgcgcttccggCAAGCAagctggaaatcccgcccatcggtgaccccgtcacgtgatcacgggttaggctagtttcacatttgcggttgggagggctgcggatggccgcgtacttcctcccttcttccttcaAGCCCCGCCTCTGCACCGCCTACTTctccatgcatcctgcgtacctatctttaacattgggtacgcagggacatgcgttgtatgcggatgcgtcctaaTGTGGCGATTTGACGTGTGCAGCAACCGCAcggaaacgcaaatgtgaaactagtcttactgatgggttggcatgacaaccagaggtcaccagcagcagaggcgtagctagagcttttgccgcccggggctattcccgagtttggcgcccccccccccccccccggctcaatacacacaaaggttaccaaaaacggttttcctgttttgtagaacttaaactgggcctaatggtgtcacccccacatgccacacctgtgacttaataccaccacaccatgaccaggccacatagtgaccgaataatactacatacaagggacaaataccacaacaccatttccagaccacatattaccaccacatagtgactgaatactacaatactgatcagtaataaaaaaaaaaccacaatactatcaccataagtgccagtattcacaggagatctgtacttagtatgcagtgtctgtgtagaggtaatacagagatcactggtgacattatacacaggacctctatatagtatacagtgtatagtgtcagtgtataggtaacactgactcaccagtgacgtctctaggtgaagtccttcatctttcatccagcacagaccgccatcattccttccagccaggactcgtttctgcaggaaataacacagttatctcgagctccgcttgcagaacacattacttaatttttcacaacttctacattacatcacatgaagaaaaaaaggtgatatagtgtcactctgcacagtaacaggaccgcccccccatttaaaacagtatactcaaaaaataaaataaatacatcactgcagtaataatatcccttaattagcccctatagtaataatattccccaccctggccccgtttctcattcctggctccagccatatgttctcgcatcctgccctcatgagtatccattctaccccatatgatctccacatcctgccccaccagcctccatcgtatccgtcctgccccatgatccaatcctgccccgtgtctccaatcatgccccgtatctacattctgcccatgcctcaagtcctgcccccagtgtgtccagcatattacccccatgttgtccagcaatctgccccagtgtgtccagcatattacccccatgttgtccagcaatctgccccagtgtgtccagcatattacccccagtgtgtccagcaatctgccccagtatgtccagcactgcccccagtgtgtccagcaatctgccccagtgtccagcctttccccagtgtgtccagcagtctgccccagtgtgtccagcatattacccccagtgtccagcattgccccagtgtgtccagcatattacccccagtgtgtccagcaatctgccccagtgtccagcattgccccagtgtgtccagaagtctgccccagggtctccagcattgcctcaatgtgtccagaaatctgccccagggtctccagtattgccccagtgtgtccagcaatctgccccatggtctcctgtattgccccagtgtgtccagcattctgccccatggtctccagtattgccccggtgtatccagcaatctgccccatggtctcctgtattgccccagtgtgtccagcattctgccccatggtctccagtattgccccggtgtgtccagcaatctgccccatggtctccagtattgccccagtatgtccagaagtctgcccagggtctccagcattgcctcaatgtgtcctgaaatctgccccatggtctccagtattcagtgtgtccagcaatctgccccatagtctcctgtattgccccagtgtgtccagcattctgccccatggtctccagtatttccccagtgtgtccagcattctgccccatgg
This window contains:
- the ZNRF2 gene encoding E3 ubiquitin-protein ligase ZNRF2, with the translated sequence MGGRQSSSPASDGRTRAYSGSDIPSSTGRGPIRGPAGVAASTSSPLARYPYTHAGHSAAAGGGAGGSEHTPPTLGSRSRSVGGIRSQAQLGIPGAARDSGSSTPEEGGRERAPGAGGGGSRLLIGSLPSHLSPHLFGGFKCPVCSKFIPTDEMDLHLVMCLTKPRITYNEDVLGKDAGECTICLEDLEQGDTIARLPCLCIYHKGCIDEWFEVNRSCPEHPSD